In Microtus ochrogaster isolate Prairie Vole_2 chromosome 4, MicOch1.0, whole genome shotgun sequence, one genomic interval encodes:
- the Znf23 gene encoding zinc finger protein 23 isoform X1 — translation MLVRPGIKPASACQTGSCGKGGQPRVKTACGFSAKLVTFEDVAVYFTLTEWDSLSPEQRALYRDVMLENYRNLASMGFLLFKPAVISQLEEEKDLENLSQLATGADPQGLWTDYTAVQTGNNLTEEVSEEKKNTAFELQKDFSQKTNLSKTFVVDQRQEVQLRGSVTENIIATEGRVKTSSRGGYFCSQTPDVPQNHTNSTGEQYSDTILTKNGEIPTEERSLNPEELAETSQGSSQVSEHPESSTVEKPYQCTECGKGFIVKAKFVWHQRLHNGEKPFKCVECGKCFSYSSHYITHQTIHSGEKPYQCKVCGKAFSVNGSLVRHQRIHTGEKPYQCQECGTGFGCSSAYITHQRTHTGEKPYECSDCGKAFNVNAKLIQHQRIHTGEKPYECNVCGKGFRCSTQLRQHQSIHTGEKPHRCSECGKGFTKNAKLIQHQRVHTGEKPYECSECGKTFSAKGKLIQHQRIHTGERPYECNECGKSFRCNSQLRQHLRIHTGEKPYKCSECGKAFNVNAKLMQHRRTHTGEKPFECNECGKCFTSKRNLLDHQRTHTGEKPYQCKECGKAFSINAKLTRHQQIHTREKPFKCMECEKAFSCSSDYIVHQRIHTGEKPFQCSECGKAFHVNAHLIRHQRSHTGEKPFRCVECGKGFSLSSDCIIHQTVHTWKKPYVCNICGKTFRFSFQLSQHQDVHSEEKS, via the exons ATGCTCGTGAGACCTGGAATAAAACCTGCTTCTGCATGCCAGACTGGATCTTGTGGGAAAGGTGGACAG CCCCGCGTGAAAACGGCATGCGGTTTCTCTGCT AAGTTGGTGACCTTTGAGGATGTGGCTGTGTACTTCACCCTGACGGAATGGGATAGTCTGTCCCCTGAACAGAGGGCGCTCTACAGGGATGTAATGCTGGAGAACTATAGGAACTTGGCCTCCATGG GATTTCTACTATTCAAACCTGCTGTGATCTCACAACTAGAAGAGGAAAAGGATCTGGAGAACCTGTCCCAGCTGGCCACTGGAGCAGACCCCCAGGGCCTCTGGACTG ACTATACTGCTGTCCAGACTGGCAATAATTTGACAGAAGAagtatctgaagaaaaaaagaatacagcatTTGAGCTTCAGAAGGATTTTTCCCAGAAAACAAACCTTTCCAAAACTTTTGTTGTAGACCAGCGACAGGAAGTCCAGTTAAGGGGTAGTGTGACAGAGAATATCATTGCCACTGAGGGAAGAGTTAagaccagctccaggggagggTATTTCTGTAGCCAGACTCCAGATGTGCCCCAGAATCATACCAACTCCACTGGAGAACAATATTCTGATACCATACTTACTAAGAATGGAGAAATTCCTACAGAGGAAAGATCTTTGAATCCCGAAGAATTAGCAGAAACCTCTCAAGGTAGCTCTCAAGTTAGTGAGCATCCAGAAAGCAGCACTGTGGAGAAGCCTTACCAGTGTACAGAATGTGGCAAAGGCTTCATTGTTAAAGCAAAATTTGTTTGGCATCAAAGACTTCATAATGGAGAGAAACCTTTCAAGTGTGTGGAGTGTGGGAAATGCTTCAGCTATAGTTCACACTATATCACACACCAGACAATCCACAGTGGAGAAAAGCCTTATCAGTGTAAGGTATGTGGAAAAGCCTTCAGTGTTAACGGAAGCCTAGTTAGACACCAGAGGATACATACAGGAGAGAAGCCCTATCAGTGCCAGGAGTGTGGAACTGGCTTCGGCTGTAGTTCTGCATACATCACACACCAGAGAACTCACACTGGGGAGAAGCCTTACGAGTGTAGCGACTGTGGGAAAGCTTTCAATGTTAATGCAAAGTTAATTCAGCATCAAAggattcatactggagagaagccttatgAGTGTAATGTGTGTGGGAAAGGCTTCAGGTGCAGCACCCAGCTTAGGCAGCATCAGAGtatacacactggagaaaaaccaCATCGCTGCAGTGAGTGTGGAAAAGGCTTCACTAAAAACGCAAAACTCATTCAGCATCAGAGAGTCCACACAGGTGAGAAACCCTATGAGTGCAGCGAATGTGGAAAGACTTTTAGTGCTAAGGGGAAGTTAATCCAGCACCAGAGGATCCACACGGGCGAGAGACCTTACGAATGTAAtgagtgtgggaagtcctttcgGTGTAACTCCCAGCTTCGGCAGCATCTGAGAATCCATACTGGGGAGAAGCCATACAAGTGCAGTGAATGCGGAAAGGCCTTCAACGTTAATGCAAAACTCATGCAGCATCGGCGAACTCACACGGGGGAGAAACCTTTTGAGTGTAATGAATGTGGGAAGTGCTTTACTTCTAAAAGAAACCTGCTTGATCATCAGCGAACCCATACTGGAGAAAAGCCATATCAGTGTAAGGAATGTGGCAAAGCTTTCAGTATCAATGCCAAGttaactagacatcaacaaatccaTACCAGGGAGAAACCTTTCAAGTGCATGGAATGCGAGAAGGCGTTCAGCTGCAGTTCTGACTATATTGTGCACCAGagaatccacactggagagaaacccttccAGTGCAgtgagtgtgggaaagccttccaTGTCAACGCTCACTTAATTAGACACCAGAGGAGCCATACTGGGGAAAAGCCTTTCCGATGTGTCGAGTGTGGCAAAGGCTTCAGCCTTAGTTCTGACTGCATCATACACCAGACTGTGCATACTTGGAAGAAGCcttatgtgtgtaatatatgtggGAAAACTTTCAGGTTTAGTTTCCAGCTTAGTCAGCATCAAGATGTTCATAGTGAAGAAAAATCctaa
- the Znf23 gene encoding zinc finger protein 23 isoform X5 translates to MAAMIPSVWPQLVTFEDVAVYFTLTEWDSLSPEQRALYRDVMLENYRNLASMGFLLFKPAVISQLEEEKDLENLSQLATGADPQGLWTDYTAVQTGNNLTEEVSEEKKNTAFELQKDFSQKTNLSKTFVVDQRQEVQLRGSVTENIIATEGRVKTSSRGGYFCSQTPDVPQNHTNSTGEQYSDTILTKNGEIPTEERSLNPEELAETSQGSSQVSEHPESSTVEKPYQCTECGKGFIVKAKFVWHQRLHNGEKPFKCVECGKCFSYSSHYITHQTIHSGEKPYQCKVCGKAFSVNGSLVRHQRIHTGEKPYQCQECGTGFGCSSAYITHQRTHTGEKPYECSDCGKAFNVNAKLIQHQRIHTGEKPYECNVCGKGFRCSTQLRQHQSIHTGEKPHRCSECGKGFTKNAKLIQHQRVHTGEKPYECSECGKTFSAKGKLIQHQRIHTGERPYECNECGKSFRCNSQLRQHLRIHTGEKPYKCSECGKAFNVNAKLMQHRRTHTGEKPFECNECGKCFTSKRNLLDHQRTHTGEKPYQCKECGKAFSINAKLTRHQQIHTREKPFKCMECEKAFSCSSDYIVHQRIHTGEKPFQCSECGKAFHVNAHLIRHQRSHTGEKPFRCVECGKGFSLSSDCIIHQTVHTWKKPYVCNICGKTFRFSFQLSQHQDVHSEEKS, encoded by the exons ATGGCAGCCATGATCCCATCAGTTTGGCCCCAG TTGGTGACCTTTGAGGATGTGGCTGTGTACTTCACCCTGACGGAATGGGATAGTCTGTCCCCTGAACAGAGGGCGCTCTACAGGGATGTAATGCTGGAGAACTATAGGAACTTGGCCTCCATGG GATTTCTACTATTCAAACCTGCTGTGATCTCACAACTAGAAGAGGAAAAGGATCTGGAGAACCTGTCCCAGCTGGCCACTGGAGCAGACCCCCAGGGCCTCTGGACTG ACTATACTGCTGTCCAGACTGGCAATAATTTGACAGAAGAagtatctgaagaaaaaaagaatacagcatTTGAGCTTCAGAAGGATTTTTCCCAGAAAACAAACCTTTCCAAAACTTTTGTTGTAGACCAGCGACAGGAAGTCCAGTTAAGGGGTAGTGTGACAGAGAATATCATTGCCACTGAGGGAAGAGTTAagaccagctccaggggagggTATTTCTGTAGCCAGACTCCAGATGTGCCCCAGAATCATACCAACTCCACTGGAGAACAATATTCTGATACCATACTTACTAAGAATGGAGAAATTCCTACAGAGGAAAGATCTTTGAATCCCGAAGAATTAGCAGAAACCTCTCAAGGTAGCTCTCAAGTTAGTGAGCATCCAGAAAGCAGCACTGTGGAGAAGCCTTACCAGTGTACAGAATGTGGCAAAGGCTTCATTGTTAAAGCAAAATTTGTTTGGCATCAAAGACTTCATAATGGAGAGAAACCTTTCAAGTGTGTGGAGTGTGGGAAATGCTTCAGCTATAGTTCACACTATATCACACACCAGACAATCCACAGTGGAGAAAAGCCTTATCAGTGTAAGGTATGTGGAAAAGCCTTCAGTGTTAACGGAAGCCTAGTTAGACACCAGAGGATACATACAGGAGAGAAGCCCTATCAGTGCCAGGAGTGTGGAACTGGCTTCGGCTGTAGTTCTGCATACATCACACACCAGAGAACTCACACTGGGGAGAAGCCTTACGAGTGTAGCGACTGTGGGAAAGCTTTCAATGTTAATGCAAAGTTAATTCAGCATCAAAggattcatactggagagaagccttatgAGTGTAATGTGTGTGGGAAAGGCTTCAGGTGCAGCACCCAGCTTAGGCAGCATCAGAGtatacacactggagaaaaaccaCATCGCTGCAGTGAGTGTGGAAAAGGCTTCACTAAAAACGCAAAACTCATTCAGCATCAGAGAGTCCACACAGGTGAGAAACCCTATGAGTGCAGCGAATGTGGAAAGACTTTTAGTGCTAAGGGGAAGTTAATCCAGCACCAGAGGATCCACACGGGCGAGAGACCTTACGAATGTAAtgagtgtgggaagtcctttcgGTGTAACTCCCAGCTTCGGCAGCATCTGAGAATCCATACTGGGGAGAAGCCATACAAGTGCAGTGAATGCGGAAAGGCCTTCAACGTTAATGCAAAACTCATGCAGCATCGGCGAACTCACACGGGGGAGAAACCTTTTGAGTGTAATGAATGTGGGAAGTGCTTTACTTCTAAAAGAAACCTGCTTGATCATCAGCGAACCCATACTGGAGAAAAGCCATATCAGTGTAAGGAATGTGGCAAAGCTTTCAGTATCAATGCCAAGttaactagacatcaacaaatccaTACCAGGGAGAAACCTTTCAAGTGCATGGAATGCGAGAAGGCGTTCAGCTGCAGTTCTGACTATATTGTGCACCAGagaatccacactggagagaaacccttccAGTGCAgtgagtgtgggaaagccttccaTGTCAACGCTCACTTAATTAGACACCAGAGGAGCCATACTGGGGAAAAGCCTTTCCGATGTGTCGAGTGTGGCAAAGGCTTCAGCCTTAGTTCTGACTGCATCATACACCAGACTGTGCATACTTGGAAGAAGCcttatgtgtgtaatatatgtggGAAAACTTTCAGGTTTAGTTTCCAGCTTAGTCAGCATCAAGATGTTCATAGTGAAGAAAAATCctaa
- the Znf23 gene encoding zinc finger protein 23 isoform X4: MAAMIPSVWPQKLVTFEDVAVYFTLTEWDSLSPEQRALYRDVMLENYRNLASMGFLLFKPAVISQLEEEKDLENLSQLATGADPQGLWTDYTAVQTGNNLTEEVSEEKKNTAFELQKDFSQKTNLSKTFVVDQRQEVQLRGSVTENIIATEGRVKTSSRGGYFCSQTPDVPQNHTNSTGEQYSDTILTKNGEIPTEERSLNPEELAETSQGSSQVSEHPESSTVEKPYQCTECGKGFIVKAKFVWHQRLHNGEKPFKCVECGKCFSYSSHYITHQTIHSGEKPYQCKVCGKAFSVNGSLVRHQRIHTGEKPYQCQECGTGFGCSSAYITHQRTHTGEKPYECSDCGKAFNVNAKLIQHQRIHTGEKPYECNVCGKGFRCSTQLRQHQSIHTGEKPHRCSECGKGFTKNAKLIQHQRVHTGEKPYECSECGKTFSAKGKLIQHQRIHTGERPYECNECGKSFRCNSQLRQHLRIHTGEKPYKCSECGKAFNVNAKLMQHRRTHTGEKPFECNECGKCFTSKRNLLDHQRTHTGEKPYQCKECGKAFSINAKLTRHQQIHTREKPFKCMECEKAFSCSSDYIVHQRIHTGEKPFQCSECGKAFHVNAHLIRHQRSHTGEKPFRCVECGKGFSLSSDCIIHQTVHTWKKPYVCNICGKTFRFSFQLSQHQDVHSEEKS, encoded by the exons ATGGCAGCCATGATCCCATCAGTTTGGCCCCAG AAGTTGGTGACCTTTGAGGATGTGGCTGTGTACTTCACCCTGACGGAATGGGATAGTCTGTCCCCTGAACAGAGGGCGCTCTACAGGGATGTAATGCTGGAGAACTATAGGAACTTGGCCTCCATGG GATTTCTACTATTCAAACCTGCTGTGATCTCACAACTAGAAGAGGAAAAGGATCTGGAGAACCTGTCCCAGCTGGCCACTGGAGCAGACCCCCAGGGCCTCTGGACTG ACTATACTGCTGTCCAGACTGGCAATAATTTGACAGAAGAagtatctgaagaaaaaaagaatacagcatTTGAGCTTCAGAAGGATTTTTCCCAGAAAACAAACCTTTCCAAAACTTTTGTTGTAGACCAGCGACAGGAAGTCCAGTTAAGGGGTAGTGTGACAGAGAATATCATTGCCACTGAGGGAAGAGTTAagaccagctccaggggagggTATTTCTGTAGCCAGACTCCAGATGTGCCCCAGAATCATACCAACTCCACTGGAGAACAATATTCTGATACCATACTTACTAAGAATGGAGAAATTCCTACAGAGGAAAGATCTTTGAATCCCGAAGAATTAGCAGAAACCTCTCAAGGTAGCTCTCAAGTTAGTGAGCATCCAGAAAGCAGCACTGTGGAGAAGCCTTACCAGTGTACAGAATGTGGCAAAGGCTTCATTGTTAAAGCAAAATTTGTTTGGCATCAAAGACTTCATAATGGAGAGAAACCTTTCAAGTGTGTGGAGTGTGGGAAATGCTTCAGCTATAGTTCACACTATATCACACACCAGACAATCCACAGTGGAGAAAAGCCTTATCAGTGTAAGGTATGTGGAAAAGCCTTCAGTGTTAACGGAAGCCTAGTTAGACACCAGAGGATACATACAGGAGAGAAGCCCTATCAGTGCCAGGAGTGTGGAACTGGCTTCGGCTGTAGTTCTGCATACATCACACACCAGAGAACTCACACTGGGGAGAAGCCTTACGAGTGTAGCGACTGTGGGAAAGCTTTCAATGTTAATGCAAAGTTAATTCAGCATCAAAggattcatactggagagaagccttatgAGTGTAATGTGTGTGGGAAAGGCTTCAGGTGCAGCACCCAGCTTAGGCAGCATCAGAGtatacacactggagaaaaaccaCATCGCTGCAGTGAGTGTGGAAAAGGCTTCACTAAAAACGCAAAACTCATTCAGCATCAGAGAGTCCACACAGGTGAGAAACCCTATGAGTGCAGCGAATGTGGAAAGACTTTTAGTGCTAAGGGGAAGTTAATCCAGCACCAGAGGATCCACACGGGCGAGAGACCTTACGAATGTAAtgagtgtgggaagtcctttcgGTGTAACTCCCAGCTTCGGCAGCATCTGAGAATCCATACTGGGGAGAAGCCATACAAGTGCAGTGAATGCGGAAAGGCCTTCAACGTTAATGCAAAACTCATGCAGCATCGGCGAACTCACACGGGGGAGAAACCTTTTGAGTGTAATGAATGTGGGAAGTGCTTTACTTCTAAAAGAAACCTGCTTGATCATCAGCGAACCCATACTGGAGAAAAGCCATATCAGTGTAAGGAATGTGGCAAAGCTTTCAGTATCAATGCCAAGttaactagacatcaacaaatccaTACCAGGGAGAAACCTTTCAAGTGCATGGAATGCGAGAAGGCGTTCAGCTGCAGTTCTGACTATATTGTGCACCAGagaatccacactggagagaaacccttccAGTGCAgtgagtgtgggaaagccttccaTGTCAACGCTCACTTAATTAGACACCAGAGGAGCCATACTGGGGAAAAGCCTTTCCGATGTGTCGAGTGTGGCAAAGGCTTCAGCCTTAGTTCTGACTGCATCATACACCAGACTGTGCATACTTGGAAGAAGCcttatgtgtgtaatatatgtggGAAAACTTTCAGGTTTAGTTTCCAGCTTAGTCAGCATCAAGATGTTCATAGTGAAGAAAAATCctaa
- the Znf23 gene encoding zinc finger protein 23 isoform X2, whose amino-acid sequence MAAMIPSVWPQPRVKTACGFSAKLVTFEDVAVYFTLTEWDSLSPEQRALYRDVMLENYRNLASMGFLLFKPAVISQLEEEKDLENLSQLATGADPQGLWTDYTAVQTGNNLTEEVSEEKKNTAFELQKDFSQKTNLSKTFVVDQRQEVQLRGSVTENIIATEGRVKTSSRGGYFCSQTPDVPQNHTNSTGEQYSDTILTKNGEIPTEERSLNPEELAETSQGSSQVSEHPESSTVEKPYQCTECGKGFIVKAKFVWHQRLHNGEKPFKCVECGKCFSYSSHYITHQTIHSGEKPYQCKVCGKAFSVNGSLVRHQRIHTGEKPYQCQECGTGFGCSSAYITHQRTHTGEKPYECSDCGKAFNVNAKLIQHQRIHTGEKPYECNVCGKGFRCSTQLRQHQSIHTGEKPHRCSECGKGFTKNAKLIQHQRVHTGEKPYECSECGKTFSAKGKLIQHQRIHTGERPYECNECGKSFRCNSQLRQHLRIHTGEKPYKCSECGKAFNVNAKLMQHRRTHTGEKPFECNECGKCFTSKRNLLDHQRTHTGEKPYQCKECGKAFSINAKLTRHQQIHTREKPFKCMECEKAFSCSSDYIVHQRIHTGEKPFQCSECGKAFHVNAHLIRHQRSHTGEKPFRCVECGKGFSLSSDCIIHQTVHTWKKPYVCNICGKTFRFSFQLSQHQDVHSEEKS is encoded by the exons ATGGCAGCCATGATCCCATCAGTTTGGCCCCAG CCCCGCGTGAAAACGGCATGCGGTTTCTCTGCT AAGTTGGTGACCTTTGAGGATGTGGCTGTGTACTTCACCCTGACGGAATGGGATAGTCTGTCCCCTGAACAGAGGGCGCTCTACAGGGATGTAATGCTGGAGAACTATAGGAACTTGGCCTCCATGG GATTTCTACTATTCAAACCTGCTGTGATCTCACAACTAGAAGAGGAAAAGGATCTGGAGAACCTGTCCCAGCTGGCCACTGGAGCAGACCCCCAGGGCCTCTGGACTG ACTATACTGCTGTCCAGACTGGCAATAATTTGACAGAAGAagtatctgaagaaaaaaagaatacagcatTTGAGCTTCAGAAGGATTTTTCCCAGAAAACAAACCTTTCCAAAACTTTTGTTGTAGACCAGCGACAGGAAGTCCAGTTAAGGGGTAGTGTGACAGAGAATATCATTGCCACTGAGGGAAGAGTTAagaccagctccaggggagggTATTTCTGTAGCCAGACTCCAGATGTGCCCCAGAATCATACCAACTCCACTGGAGAACAATATTCTGATACCATACTTACTAAGAATGGAGAAATTCCTACAGAGGAAAGATCTTTGAATCCCGAAGAATTAGCAGAAACCTCTCAAGGTAGCTCTCAAGTTAGTGAGCATCCAGAAAGCAGCACTGTGGAGAAGCCTTACCAGTGTACAGAATGTGGCAAAGGCTTCATTGTTAAAGCAAAATTTGTTTGGCATCAAAGACTTCATAATGGAGAGAAACCTTTCAAGTGTGTGGAGTGTGGGAAATGCTTCAGCTATAGTTCACACTATATCACACACCAGACAATCCACAGTGGAGAAAAGCCTTATCAGTGTAAGGTATGTGGAAAAGCCTTCAGTGTTAACGGAAGCCTAGTTAGACACCAGAGGATACATACAGGAGAGAAGCCCTATCAGTGCCAGGAGTGTGGAACTGGCTTCGGCTGTAGTTCTGCATACATCACACACCAGAGAACTCACACTGGGGAGAAGCCTTACGAGTGTAGCGACTGTGGGAAAGCTTTCAATGTTAATGCAAAGTTAATTCAGCATCAAAggattcatactggagagaagccttatgAGTGTAATGTGTGTGGGAAAGGCTTCAGGTGCAGCACCCAGCTTAGGCAGCATCAGAGtatacacactggagaaaaaccaCATCGCTGCAGTGAGTGTGGAAAAGGCTTCACTAAAAACGCAAAACTCATTCAGCATCAGAGAGTCCACACAGGTGAGAAACCCTATGAGTGCAGCGAATGTGGAAAGACTTTTAGTGCTAAGGGGAAGTTAATCCAGCACCAGAGGATCCACACGGGCGAGAGACCTTACGAATGTAAtgagtgtgggaagtcctttcgGTGTAACTCCCAGCTTCGGCAGCATCTGAGAATCCATACTGGGGAGAAGCCATACAAGTGCAGTGAATGCGGAAAGGCCTTCAACGTTAATGCAAAACTCATGCAGCATCGGCGAACTCACACGGGGGAGAAACCTTTTGAGTGTAATGAATGTGGGAAGTGCTTTACTTCTAAAAGAAACCTGCTTGATCATCAGCGAACCCATACTGGAGAAAAGCCATATCAGTGTAAGGAATGTGGCAAAGCTTTCAGTATCAATGCCAAGttaactagacatcaacaaatccaTACCAGGGAGAAACCTTTCAAGTGCATGGAATGCGAGAAGGCGTTCAGCTGCAGTTCTGACTATATTGTGCACCAGagaatccacactggagagaaacccttccAGTGCAgtgagtgtgggaaagccttccaTGTCAACGCTCACTTAATTAGACACCAGAGGAGCCATACTGGGGAAAAGCCTTTCCGATGTGTCGAGTGTGGCAAAGGCTTCAGCCTTAGTTCTGACTGCATCATACACCAGACTGTGCATACTTGGAAGAAGCcttatgtgtgtaatatatgtggGAAAACTTTCAGGTTTAGTTTCCAGCTTAGTCAGCATCAAGATGTTCATAGTGAAGAAAAATCctaa
- the Znf23 gene encoding zinc finger protein 23 isoform X3 — MAAMIPSVWPQPRVKTACGFSALVTFEDVAVYFTLTEWDSLSPEQRALYRDVMLENYRNLASMGFLLFKPAVISQLEEEKDLENLSQLATGADPQGLWTDYTAVQTGNNLTEEVSEEKKNTAFELQKDFSQKTNLSKTFVVDQRQEVQLRGSVTENIIATEGRVKTSSRGGYFCSQTPDVPQNHTNSTGEQYSDTILTKNGEIPTEERSLNPEELAETSQGSSQVSEHPESSTVEKPYQCTECGKGFIVKAKFVWHQRLHNGEKPFKCVECGKCFSYSSHYITHQTIHSGEKPYQCKVCGKAFSVNGSLVRHQRIHTGEKPYQCQECGTGFGCSSAYITHQRTHTGEKPYECSDCGKAFNVNAKLIQHQRIHTGEKPYECNVCGKGFRCSTQLRQHQSIHTGEKPHRCSECGKGFTKNAKLIQHQRVHTGEKPYECSECGKTFSAKGKLIQHQRIHTGERPYECNECGKSFRCNSQLRQHLRIHTGEKPYKCSECGKAFNVNAKLMQHRRTHTGEKPFECNECGKCFTSKRNLLDHQRTHTGEKPYQCKECGKAFSINAKLTRHQQIHTREKPFKCMECEKAFSCSSDYIVHQRIHTGEKPFQCSECGKAFHVNAHLIRHQRSHTGEKPFRCVECGKGFSLSSDCIIHQTVHTWKKPYVCNICGKTFRFSFQLSQHQDVHSEEKS, encoded by the exons ATGGCAGCCATGATCCCATCAGTTTGGCCCCAG CCCCGCGTGAAAACGGCATGCGGTTTCTCTGCT TTGGTGACCTTTGAGGATGTGGCTGTGTACTTCACCCTGACGGAATGGGATAGTCTGTCCCCTGAACAGAGGGCGCTCTACAGGGATGTAATGCTGGAGAACTATAGGAACTTGGCCTCCATGG GATTTCTACTATTCAAACCTGCTGTGATCTCACAACTAGAAGAGGAAAAGGATCTGGAGAACCTGTCCCAGCTGGCCACTGGAGCAGACCCCCAGGGCCTCTGGACTG ACTATACTGCTGTCCAGACTGGCAATAATTTGACAGAAGAagtatctgaagaaaaaaagaatacagcatTTGAGCTTCAGAAGGATTTTTCCCAGAAAACAAACCTTTCCAAAACTTTTGTTGTAGACCAGCGACAGGAAGTCCAGTTAAGGGGTAGTGTGACAGAGAATATCATTGCCACTGAGGGAAGAGTTAagaccagctccaggggagggTATTTCTGTAGCCAGACTCCAGATGTGCCCCAGAATCATACCAACTCCACTGGAGAACAATATTCTGATACCATACTTACTAAGAATGGAGAAATTCCTACAGAGGAAAGATCTTTGAATCCCGAAGAATTAGCAGAAACCTCTCAAGGTAGCTCTCAAGTTAGTGAGCATCCAGAAAGCAGCACTGTGGAGAAGCCTTACCAGTGTACAGAATGTGGCAAAGGCTTCATTGTTAAAGCAAAATTTGTTTGGCATCAAAGACTTCATAATGGAGAGAAACCTTTCAAGTGTGTGGAGTGTGGGAAATGCTTCAGCTATAGTTCACACTATATCACACACCAGACAATCCACAGTGGAGAAAAGCCTTATCAGTGTAAGGTATGTGGAAAAGCCTTCAGTGTTAACGGAAGCCTAGTTAGACACCAGAGGATACATACAGGAGAGAAGCCCTATCAGTGCCAGGAGTGTGGAACTGGCTTCGGCTGTAGTTCTGCATACATCACACACCAGAGAACTCACACTGGGGAGAAGCCTTACGAGTGTAGCGACTGTGGGAAAGCTTTCAATGTTAATGCAAAGTTAATTCAGCATCAAAggattcatactggagagaagccttatgAGTGTAATGTGTGTGGGAAAGGCTTCAGGTGCAGCACCCAGCTTAGGCAGCATCAGAGtatacacactggagaaaaaccaCATCGCTGCAGTGAGTGTGGAAAAGGCTTCACTAAAAACGCAAAACTCATTCAGCATCAGAGAGTCCACACAGGTGAGAAACCCTATGAGTGCAGCGAATGTGGAAAGACTTTTAGTGCTAAGGGGAAGTTAATCCAGCACCAGAGGATCCACACGGGCGAGAGACCTTACGAATGTAAtgagtgtgggaagtcctttcgGTGTAACTCCCAGCTTCGGCAGCATCTGAGAATCCATACTGGGGAGAAGCCATACAAGTGCAGTGAATGCGGAAAGGCCTTCAACGTTAATGCAAAACTCATGCAGCATCGGCGAACTCACACGGGGGAGAAACCTTTTGAGTGTAATGAATGTGGGAAGTGCTTTACTTCTAAAAGAAACCTGCTTGATCATCAGCGAACCCATACTGGAGAAAAGCCATATCAGTGTAAGGAATGTGGCAAAGCTTTCAGTATCAATGCCAAGttaactagacatcaacaaatccaTACCAGGGAGAAACCTTTCAAGTGCATGGAATGCGAGAAGGCGTTCAGCTGCAGTTCTGACTATATTGTGCACCAGagaatccacactggagagaaacccttccAGTGCAgtgagtgtgggaaagccttccaTGTCAACGCTCACTTAATTAGACACCAGAGGAGCCATACTGGGGAAAAGCCTTTCCGATGTGTCGAGTGTGGCAAAGGCTTCAGCCTTAGTTCTGACTGCATCATACACCAGACTGTGCATACTTGGAAGAAGCcttatgtgtgtaatatatgtggGAAAACTTTCAGGTTTAGTTTCCAGCTTAGTCAGCATCAAGATGTTCATAGTGAAGAAAAATCctaa